The following are encoded together in the Desulfococcus multivorans genome:
- a CDS encoding long-chain-fatty-acid--CoA ligase has product MNREIHYQDRPWQKSYGPHVKQRLDYEATLLPRFLEASARDFPNRTALIFEGYTMDFNTLNEMVNRFAACLHDMDVRKGDRVAILLPNTLPCVISYYAAMKIGAITVMNNPLYSDRELEHQFVDSGAKILITLDLLGNRMIDLRPRTRLHHIVITSIGDYLPFPKNLLFPLIGKRKKLAADVKPASDVYRWKKLLSRYAPNPPEVDVDFEDTAMYQYTGGTTGVSKGVMLTHANLSRQVQQIAGWFPGFRKGEEIMLGALPFFHVFGLSTAMNFAVYMGWTDILVPKPQPDPLLKAIARFKPSFVPLVPTMFIGLLNHPDIDKADLTSIKGCFSGSAPLPVEIIRAFEEKTGSVIVEGYGLTETTPVTHVNPYNRDKRKIGSIGLPISDTLCRIVDLENGEDDVPVGKSGELLIKGPQVMKGYLNMQEETEAVLTADGWLHTGDIARMDEDGYFYIVDRKKDMIISGGYNVYPRDIEEVYYGHPKVQEACAVGIPHETRGEAVKVYVVLKAGETATEAKLLSYCRDKLAKYKWPIEIEIRESLPKTNVGKILKKNLRLEAAAGKQ; this is encoded by the coding sequence ACCATGGATTTCAATACGCTGAATGAAATGGTGAATCGTTTTGCCGCCTGCCTTCATGATATGGATGTTCGTAAAGGGGATCGTGTCGCCATATTGCTGCCCAACACCCTTCCGTGCGTCATCAGTTATTACGCCGCCATGAAAATCGGCGCCATAACGGTCATGAACAATCCTCTCTACTCGGACCGGGAACTGGAACATCAGTTCGTGGATTCCGGTGCAAAGATTCTGATCACATTGGATCTTTTGGGAAATCGAATGATCGATCTCAGGCCCCGGACCCGTCTTCACCATATTGTCATTACCTCCATCGGAGATTATCTGCCCTTTCCCAAGAACCTTCTTTTTCCGCTGATCGGCAAGCGAAAAAAACTGGCGGCCGACGTCAAGCCGGCATCGGATGTCTATCGATGGAAGAAACTCCTGTCCCGATATGCGCCCAACCCACCTGAGGTGGATGTCGATTTCGAGGATACGGCCATGTACCAGTACACCGGCGGCACCACCGGCGTCTCCAAGGGCGTGATGCTGACCCATGCAAACCTGAGCCGTCAGGTTCAACAGATTGCCGGGTGGTTTCCCGGTTTTCGGAAAGGAGAGGAGATCATGTTGGGGGCGCTGCCCTTTTTTCACGTTTTCGGGCTCTCCACCGCCATGAATTTTGCCGTTTATATGGGTTGGACCGACATTCTGGTGCCCAAACCCCAGCCGGATCCGCTTTTGAAAGCCATCGCCCGGTTCAAGCCCTCTTTCGTGCCGTTGGTGCCGACCATGTTTATCGGTCTTCTCAACCACCCCGATATCGATAAGGCGGACCTGACCTCCATCAAGGGCTGTTTTTCCGGCAGTGCGCCTTTGCCGGTCGAGATCATCCGGGCCTTTGAGGAAAAAACCGGCTCGGTGATCGTTGAAGGGTACGGCCTCACGGAGACGACACCTGTCACTCACGTCAATCCATATAACAGAGACAAACGGAAGATCGGCAGTATCGGTCTTCCGATTTCCGACACCCTTTGCCGGATAGTCGATCTCGAAAACGGCGAGGACGACGTTCCCGTCGGGAAGTCCGGTGAACTGCTCATCAAAGGCCCCCAGGTGATGAAAGGGTATCTGAACATGCAGGAAGAGACCGAGGCGGTCCTGACGGCGGACGGGTGGCTCCATACCGGAGACATCGCCAGAATGGATGAAGACGGCTATTTCTACATTGTGGACCGTAAAAAGGACATGATCATCTCGGGGGGATACAATGTCTATCCCAGGGATATCGAGGAGGTTTATTACGGGCATCCCAAGGTTCAGGAAGCTTGTGCCGTGGGGATTCCCCATGAAACCCGCGGTGAGGCCGTAAAGGTCTATGTTGTCCTCAAGGCCGGTGAAACGGCGACCGAAGCGAAACTTCTGTCATATTGCCGGGACAAACTGGCCAAATATAAATGGCCCATTGAGATTGAAATTCGGGAGAGCCTGCCTAAAACGAATGTGGGGAAAATACTCAAAAAGAATTTGCGCCTTGAGGCGGCGGCCGGAAAACAGTAG